In Microbacterium lushaniae, the following are encoded in one genomic region:
- a CDS encoding tyrosine-type recombinase/integrase — protein sequence MRDVIEVLLGTALRIGECLALRVCDVEDGPSGMTISVKGTVVLRTGSGAVRQDHPKSEHSIRRIAVPDFAADVLRARLAGISAIDPTRTIFANRASKPLSLFNVRRAFRAFLELADLVGERITLRWYRRTGATVIARGASADAAATFLGHGSSAITEGHYIKPDRSVDRGLAGILERTLRRVDPDTSLLSTDDGAVDDPALDFLDEEDIEVA from the coding sequence GTGCGCGACGTCATCGAAGTGCTCCTCGGCACTGCGTTGCGCATCGGTGAGTGCCTCGCTCTCCGCGTGTGCGATGTCGAGGACGGTCCCAGCGGGATGACGATCTCGGTGAAGGGGACGGTCGTGTTGCGCACCGGCAGCGGGGCCGTACGCCAAGACCACCCCAAGTCCGAGCACTCCATCCGCCGAATCGCGGTCCCCGACTTCGCCGCGGACGTCCTTCGTGCACGGCTTGCCGGCATCTCGGCCATCGATCCGACACGGACCATCTTCGCCAATCGTGCGAGCAAGCCACTGAGCCTGTTCAATGTGCGACGGGCCTTCCGAGCGTTCCTCGAGCTGGCAGATCTCGTGGGGGAGCGGATCACGTTGCGCTGGTACCGACGGACCGGTGCAACGGTTATCGCGCGCGGGGCGAGCGCCGACGCTGCCGCCACCTTCCTCGGCCACGGATCGAGCGCGATCACAGAAGGGCACTACATCAAGCCCGACCGCAGCGTGGATCGGGGGCTGGCGGGAATCCTCGAACGGACGCTACGCCGGGTCGACCCCGATACCTCGTTGCTCTCGACCGACGACGGAGCGGTCGATGATCCGGCGCTGGACTTCCTCGACGAGGAAGACATCGAAGTGGCATAG